From the Paracholeplasma morum genome, one window contains:
- a CDS encoding GNAT family N-acetyltransferase, translating into MNAVICQKTFDELTNQELYEILELRSLVFVVEQNAIYQDLDGKDQASTHFFIKENNKVVAYIRTLPKGIKFEDSASLGRVVTNKDVRHSGYARSLINKGIEHLLNTESSIVIEGQAYLRAYYESFGFRVISDLYLVDGIDHYKMILNR; encoded by the coding sequence ATGAATGCTGTAATCTGTCAAAAAACGTTTGATGAACTAACCAATCAGGAACTGTATGAAATATTAGAACTGAGATCTCTTGTATTTGTTGTAGAGCAAAATGCCATTTATCAAGACCTAGATGGAAAAGATCAAGCTTCCACACATTTCTTTATTAAAGAGAACAATAAAGTGGTTGCCTATATTAGAACATTACCAAAAGGCATCAAATTTGAGGATTCTGCTTCACTCGGCAGAGTCGTGACCAATAAAGATGTTAGACATTCTGGTTATGCAAGATCCCTAATCAATAAAGGTATTGAGCATCTTCTTAATACTGAGTCTAGTATCGTTATTGAAGGCCAGGCATATCTAAGAGCCTATTATGAATCTTTTGGATTTAGAGTGATTAGTGATTTATACTTGGTTGATGGTATTGATCACTATAAAATGATACTTAATCGATAA